A single genomic interval of Roseofilum reptotaenium CS-1145 harbors:
- a CDS encoding lipid kinase produces the protein MTRQALFLVNTHSRRGRHSREEAMTYLEHHGFELFAVSPSNYQELPQVIRKYGPQMDLVIIGGGDGTLNGAVDALVEIQRPLGILPMGTANDLARTLQIPLSIPAACRAIATGKLHQIDLGWVNGKYFFNVASLGLSVKITGGLSKQSKGRWGILAYAMSALKVLTQSRLFDAEIRAGEESHKVKTIQIAIGNGRYYGGGMAIAHDAAIDDQRLDLYSLGLEHWWQILAIFPALRQGRYHTLPGILSLNGTEMQVYTRHPLPINTDGEITTTTPAHFRVIPKALSIFIPGPKPQLTHQV, from the coding sequence ATGACTAGGCAAGCGCTATTTTTGGTCAATACTCATTCACGACGGGGGAGGCATTCTCGCGAGGAGGCAATGACCTATTTGGAACATCATGGATTTGAGTTATTCGCAGTTTCTCCTTCAAATTATCAAGAATTACCCCAGGTGATTCGCAAGTATGGCCCCCAAATGGATTTGGTGATTATTGGCGGAGGCGATGGTACTCTGAATGGGGCGGTGGATGCTCTGGTGGAGATCCAACGACCTTTAGGTATTTTACCGATGGGAACGGCTAACGATCTGGCGCGAACGTTACAGATACCATTGTCAATTCCGGCGGCTTGTCGGGCGATCGCTACGGGAAAACTCCATCAAATTGATTTAGGCTGGGTGAATGGCAAGTATTTCTTTAATGTGGCTAGTTTGGGATTAAGTGTGAAGATTACGGGGGGTCTCAGTAAACAATCTAAGGGACGTTGGGGAATTTTAGCCTATGCGATGTCTGCTCTGAAAGTGTTGACTCAATCTCGTTTATTTGATGCCGAAATTCGAGCGGGGGAAGAGTCCCATAAGGTGAAAACGATTCAAATTGCGATTGGTAATGGTCGCTATTATGGAGGAGGAATGGCGATCGCTCATGATGCGGCGATCGACGATCAACGCCTCGATCTCTACAGTTTAGGATTAGAACATTGGTGGCAAATTCTAGCTATTTTCCCTGCTCTTCGCCAAGGTCGCTATCATACTTTGCCGGGGATATTATCCCTCAATGGTACAGAAATGCAGGTTTACACCCGCCATCCTCTCCCCATCAATACGGATGGCGAAATTACGACTACTACCCCCGCTCACTTCCGCGTCATTCCTAAAGCTTTATCGATTTTTATTCCCGGGCCGAAACCACAACTGACTCACCAAGTTTAG
- a CDS encoding transglutaminase domain-containing protein — protein sequence MTHVKLDYRSIITMIHRTIRPIGVYDLRGLTSYQSKLLSLDSIRGYLLHIDAKNDNTTILNPNELPEIKYANGLAIWENTLWFTRDHSVYACSLDDFRPRLFATLPFRAEGIAVWGTTIYVSCKEGCYIQVFNDKGRMITQLRPPGVGVESLTIRHEELWVADKEEQTVYCMDRATGEIQFSFLTPFDSPTGLVFYQDPATSEELLYVSYASEKPFIRDDPNSDPPLELAWRDRTFIHPLYYSYNPDGYYSLSNGYLIEMSYVEELSPLDAIELKNLQWRIALPSETARQKVRSIEAIGLEFTEEIQEGQNVAVFNFDHLKPYEKRIFGWKALIEVYSIKYSLVPLDVEKIPTLEPDLQQRYLIDDDNLAMDTAIVREAAQQAVSGETNFLRRMISLRNYAYDRLSYRLTTKIETPDVVLSRGAGSCGEYVGVLLALARLNGIACRTIGRYKCPASPEYKNVPLEPDYNHVWLEFYIPSIGWVPMESNPDDMEDGNHLSRFFMGLAWYHIEIGKGIPFERIRLDGKPVDREQLSVGDLALNHVRFTILEEIAPPELSNR from the coding sequence ATGACTCATGTAAAACTCGATTACCGCAGCATAATCACTATGATTCACCGCACGATTCGACCCATAGGAGTTTACGATCTCCGAGGATTAACCTCTTATCAGTCTAAGTTACTTTCCCTAGACTCCATACGCGGTTATCTTCTCCACATTGATGCCAAAAATGATAATACAACGATCCTCAACCCCAATGAACTCCCTGAAATCAAATATGCTAATGGTTTAGCCATTTGGGAGAACACCCTCTGGTTTACCCGCGATCATAGTGTCTATGCGTGTTCCCTAGACGATTTTCGTCCCCGCTTATTTGCCACTTTGCCCTTCCGCGCTGAAGGAATTGCCGTTTGGGGAACAACCATTTATGTTTCCTGTAAGGAAGGCTGTTATATCCAAGTGTTTAACGATAAAGGGCGGATGATTACCCAGTTGCGTCCCCCAGGCGTTGGAGTAGAAAGTCTAACAATCCGCCATGAGGAGCTTTGGGTAGCGGACAAGGAAGAACAGACCGTTTATTGTATGGATCGGGCAACTGGCGAGATTCAATTTAGCTTCTTAACGCCCTTTGATAGTCCCACGGGACTGGTGTTTTATCAAGATCCAGCCACCTCAGAAGAATTACTCTATGTTTCCTATGCCAGTGAAAAACCCTTTATCCGCGATGACCCCAATTCCGATCCGCCCCTAGAATTAGCTTGGCGCGATCGCACCTTTATTCATCCCCTCTACTATTCCTATAATCCCGACGGCTATTATAGTCTCTCCAATGGTTATCTGATCGAGATGTCCTATGTCGAAGAACTCTCTCCCCTCGATGCCATTGAATTGAAGAATTTACAATGGCGAATTGCTCTGCCTTCAGAAACAGCGCGGCAAAAAGTACGCTCCATAGAAGCGATCGGTTTAGAGTTTACCGAAGAAATTCAAGAAGGGCAAAACGTTGCTGTTTTTAACTTTGACCACCTGAAACCTTACGAAAAACGAATTTTTGGTTGGAAAGCCTTAATCGAAGTTTACAGCATCAAATATAGCCTTGTACCTTTGGATGTAGAAAAAATCCCCACCTTAGAGCCAGACTTACAACAGCGCTACCTGATTGATGATGATAATCTAGCCATGGATACGGCGATCGTCCGGGAAGCCGCTCAACAAGCAGTCAGTGGAGAAACTAACTTTTTACGGCGCATGATTTCGTTGCGCAATTATGCTTACGATCGCCTCTCCTATCGACTAACCACCAAAATAGAAACCCCCGACGTTGTTCTCTCCAGAGGTGCGGGATCTTGTGGTGAATATGTCGGCGTTTTACTCGCTCTCGCACGCTTAAATGGCATTGCCTGCCGTACCATTGGTCGCTATAAATGCCCCGCTAGTCCTGAATACAAAAACGTTCCCCTAGAGCCAGATTATAACCATGTTTGGTTAGAGTTTTATATTCCCAGTATCGGCTGGGTTCCCATGGAATCCAATCCCGATGATATGGAAGATGGTAATCACTTGTCCCGTTTTTTTATGGGGTTAGCCTGGTATCATATTGAAATCGGCAAAGGAATTCCCTTTGAGCGCATCCGCTTAGATGGAAAACCTGTAGACCGAGAACAGCTCTCTGTGGGAGATTTAGCGTTAAATCATGTCCGGTTTACGATTCTGGAAGAAATAGCGCCTCCTGAGTTGAGTAACCGGTAG